One Candidatus Methylacidithermus pantelleriae genomic window carries:
- a CDS encoding phospholipase D family nuclease codes for MPLRTSSRCGWVLLALCLWFGQGWQQARSFVEKPLSPLRLPAKGTIEVAFSPQGGATAAIVRALEEARQKVLVQAYSFTSAPIAKALVLAHRRGVDVRVILDSRQTRSNIRYNPAVFLSDNGIPVRLDAAHAIAHNKVLVIDDKTVVTGSFNFTKAAEEKNAENLLILRENPDLAALYRQNWEYHWDHSEDFRAQTLAPPRSWQAVPSPLLDTSDEAP; via the coding sequence ATGCCCTTGCGAACCTCTTCCCGCTGTGGGTGGGTTTTGCTCGCCCTTTGCCTCTGGTTCGGCCAGGGTTGGCAACAAGCTCGTAGTTTTGTCGAGAAACCTCTTTCGCCTCTTCGGTTGCCCGCTAAGGGAACGATCGAGGTTGCCTTTAGCCCGCAAGGGGGTGCCACGGCAGCCATAGTGCGTGCCCTTGAGGAAGCCCGGCAAAAGGTCCTCGTTCAAGCCTATTCCTTTACTTCTGCGCCGATTGCAAAAGCTCTCGTTCTCGCCCACCGCCGAGGGGTAGACGTCCGGGTGATTCTGGACTCCCGCCAAACCCGGAGCAATATCCGCTATAATCCGGCCGTCTTTCTCTCCGACAACGGTATCCCAGTACGGTTAGACGCCGCTCACGCCATCGCCCACAATAAGGTCCTGGTGATTGATGACAAAACGGTCGTAACAGGGTCATTCAACTTTACGAAGGCGGCCGAAGAAAAGAACGCCGAAAACCTTCTGATCCTGCGGGAAAACCCCGACCTAGCGGCGCTGTATCGCCAGAACTGGGAGTATCATTGGGATCACTCGGAGGATTTTCGCGCGCAAACGTTAGCACCACCGCGTTCTTGGCAGGCCGTTCCCTCACCCTTGCTAGACACATCGGACGAAGCGCCCTAG
- the eno gene encoding phosphopyruvate hydratase, with the protein MKSTRIAEIKGRELLDSRGHPTVEAEVVLECGARACALVPSGASRGEEEAWELRDGDKTRFRGLGVSRAVHHIRSILAPALQGQDALDQLEVDRKLCALDGTPNKSKLGANALLAVSLACAKAAAQAVGLPLYRYVGGSQARILPVPFANLVNGGVHSEAPLDFQEFMIVPRGFPTFSEALRSGVEIVYALREVLQERHLSVGIGDEGGFAPELHHAEEVLELMTLAVKRAGYAPGREIFFAIDVAASQLYEKETGLYTFPKSGARSLSIRELVGYYQTLAQRFPLVSLEDGAAEEDWEGWKLLTETLGKTLQLVGDDLFVTQVARLQKGVSLGVANAILIKLNQVGTLSEAIATATLAQQHGYRVMLSHRSGETEDPSLADFAVAIGAGQIKTGSFCRSERVAKYNQLLRIEEALGPNAVYAGALSL; encoded by the coding sequence ATGAAATCGACTCGCATCGCCGAAATCAAAGGGAGAGAACTCTTAGATTCGCGCGGCCATCCTACCGTGGAAGCGGAGGTAGTGCTGGAATGTGGGGCTCGGGCCTGTGCGCTTGTTCCTTCTGGAGCTAGCCGGGGAGAAGAAGAGGCCTGGGAGCTTCGGGATGGAGACAAAACCCGCTTCCGAGGGCTTGGGGTTAGCCGGGCGGTCCATCATATCCGCTCCATCTTGGCTCCTGCCCTCCAGGGGCAGGACGCTCTGGACCAGCTCGAGGTCGATCGCAAACTCTGCGCTCTGGATGGAACGCCCAACAAATCCAAGCTGGGAGCCAATGCGCTTCTGGCAGTCTCTCTGGCCTGTGCCAAAGCCGCCGCCCAAGCCGTGGGCCTTCCTCTTTACCGCTACGTGGGGGGTTCGCAGGCAAGGATTTTGCCCGTACCCTTTGCGAACCTTGTCAACGGCGGGGTCCATTCGGAAGCACCCCTTGATTTTCAGGAATTTATGATTGTTCCTCGAGGTTTTCCCACCTTTTCAGAAGCCCTCCGGAGCGGCGTGGAAATTGTCTATGCCCTGCGCGAGGTTCTCCAAGAGCGGCATCTGAGCGTGGGAATCGGGGATGAGGGCGGATTTGCGCCGGAACTCCATCATGCAGAAGAGGTACTTGAGCTTATGACCCTCGCGGTCAAACGGGCAGGGTATGCGCCAGGAAGGGAAATTTTTTTTGCCATCGACGTTGCAGCTAGCCAGTTGTACGAGAAAGAAACGGGTCTTTATACGTTTCCCAAGTCGGGCGCGCGGTCCTTGTCCATTAGGGAGCTTGTGGGTTATTACCAGACTCTGGCCCAGCGCTTCCCCTTAGTCTCCCTTGAAGACGGGGCCGCGGAAGAGGACTGGGAAGGATGGAAGCTTTTGACGGAAACCCTGGGCAAGACCCTCCAGCTTGTCGGTGACGATCTCTTTGTCACGCAGGTCGCTCGCCTTCAGAAAGGCGTTTCTCTGGGCGTAGCCAACGCCATTTTGATTAAGCTTAACCAGGTGGGTACTCTCTCCGAAGCCATAGCGACAGCCACGCTTGCTCAGCAACACGGATACCGCGTGATGCTGAGCCATCGTTCGGGGGAGACGGAAGATCCAAGTCTTGCCGATTTTGCCGTCGCGATCGGGGCCGGCCAGATTAAGACAGGTTCGTTCTGTCGATCCGAGCGGGTAGCCAAATACAATCAACT